In Sporosarcina psychrophila, a genomic segment contains:
- a CDS encoding HD-GYP domain-containing protein has translation MAENYVKTSDLRPGIITSEDIYINTIYPILRKDTELSPEHIKVLNAFSVKKVKVQERLVVKREDVYDDNEGPVNPDDVLAKIPMKQGDLQTRYSDAVHNYKKEFHGWRAGVRPDIAKVRSIVIPLLDAFIEQKKMVTLLNEFSNVKDYIYHHSIGVGILASAISRQLGFPKGQTLQLGLAGVLADCGMAKIDTAITEKAAFLTKDQFNEVKQHTLYSYQMIQDTSLLRQEMKLAIFQHHERLDGSGYPRGEKANQISVFSQVLAVADVFHAMTSERIHRSKESSFKVIEMIKEEEFGKFDIKVVQALHDLVGNLSIGTKVLLTNGEVGEVIFVHRDARLRPMVKKSVDGSILDLTTNRHLAIEKVLD, from the coding sequence ATGGCTGAAAACTATGTAAAAACAAGTGACCTGCGCCCGGGCATAATTACAAGTGAAGATATATATATAAATACAATCTACCCGATCCTTAGAAAAGATACTGAACTCTCACCGGAGCATATAAAGGTTTTAAATGCATTCAGTGTAAAAAAAGTTAAAGTTCAAGAACGACTCGTTGTAAAAAGAGAAGATGTATATGATGACAACGAGGGTCCAGTGAATCCGGATGATGTGCTTGCAAAAATACCCATGAAACAGGGAGACCTGCAAACACGATATAGCGATGCAGTTCATAACTATAAAAAGGAGTTTCACGGATGGCGTGCAGGTGTGCGTCCGGATATTGCTAAAGTCCGTTCAATAGTGATACCTCTATTAGATGCGTTTATTGAACAGAAAAAGATGGTAACGTTATTAAATGAGTTTTCAAATGTCAAAGACTACATATACCATCATTCAATTGGTGTGGGAATATTGGCTTCTGCTATCAGTAGACAACTTGGATTTCCAAAAGGGCAGACTTTACAACTTGGACTTGCGGGTGTACTCGCCGATTGTGGAATGGCTAAAATTGATACGGCAATTACGGAGAAAGCAGCATTCTTAACAAAAGATCAGTTCAATGAAGTAAAGCAACACACATTGTATAGTTATCAAATGATTCAAGACACGTCCCTTTTACGACAAGAAATGAAGTTAGCAATCTTCCAACATCATGAGCGTCTCGACGGTAGCGGTTACCCACGCGGTGAGAAAGCAAATCAAATTTCCGTGTTTTCACAAGTGCTGGCGGTTGCAGATGTTTTCCATGCGATGACATCAGAACGGATTCATCGTTCAAAGGAATCTTCGTTTAAGGTAATTGAGATGATAAAGGAAGAAGAGTTCGGAAAATTTGATATTAAAGTTGTCCAAGCACTGCATGACCTTGTCGGGAATCTTTCTATTGGAACAAAGGTGCTGCTGACAAACGGCGAAGTAGGAGAAGTTATTTTCGTTCACCGTGATGCAAGATTACGTCCAATGGTGAAGAAGAGTGTGGATGGATCTATTTTAGACCTCACTACGAATAGGCATCTTGCTATAGAAAAGGTATTGGATTAG